A single genomic interval of Calditrichota bacterium harbors:
- a CDS encoding DUF512 domain-containing protein, whose translation MIKITTIEKDSIAEELQIHSGDMLESINGKKINDRLDYRFHQSGEEIEVLIQRGDEQILFEIEKDMDEDIGLELEDMELMACGNNCVFCFVYQNPKGMRKPLYFKDEDYRYSFMYGHYVTMTTMKQSDLERIVEQRLSPLYISVHSTEEKTRKFLLGIKKDDHLLEKMKYLTSNGIELHTQIVLTPGVNDGEIFDQTVNDLKQFYPGVKSIAVVPLGLTQHRKRLTPLRIHTAQELTEMIDFVDQRRVKMKEELGNSFIYLSDEFFIKAKQPLPSAAYYDAFYQIENGVGEFRDMIDTFNKDYPKMPKEMSRLVKVTWVTGLLAHKLLEDEIINPLRKIKNLNVDLTPIVNKWYGPSIQVSGLLVAEDIYDQLKDKDLGDVVLLPPRVLNENDLFLDDWTVEKLSEKLGVACHVYSGEICDLPKELEEFLKLQQSEIVNPHS comes from the coding sequence ATGATTAAAATTACCACCATAGAAAAAGACAGTATCGCAGAAGAATTGCAAATCCACAGCGGGGATATGCTCGAATCGATAAATGGTAAAAAAATAAACGACAGACTTGATTACCGTTTTCACCAAAGTGGTGAAGAAATTGAAGTGTTAATTCAGCGCGGCGATGAACAAATCTTGTTTGAAATTGAAAAAGACATGGATGAAGATATTGGTCTTGAGCTTGAAGACATGGAGCTTATGGCCTGCGGTAATAATTGTGTTTTTTGTTTTGTTTACCAAAACCCTAAAGGCATGCGCAAACCGCTTTATTTTAAGGATGAAGATTACCGTTACTCTTTTATGTATGGCCATTACGTAACAATGACAACAATGAAACAATCTGATTTGGAACGGATTGTTGAGCAACGATTGTCACCACTTTATATTTCGGTACATTCTACGGAAGAGAAAACACGCAAGTTTTTGCTGGGTATTAAAAAAGATGATCACCTTTTGGAAAAGATGAAATATCTTACATCCAACGGAATTGAACTACATACACAAATTGTGTTAACACCAGGAGTGAATGATGGTGAAATATTTGACCAGACTGTAAACGACCTGAAACAGTTTTATCCCGGTGTAAAATCCATTGCAGTTGTACCTTTGGGACTAACTCAGCATCGTAAACGTTTAACGCCTTTGCGTATCCATACGGCGCAGGAATTAACTGAGATGATCGATTTTGTTGATCAGCGCAGGGTAAAAATGAAGGAAGAACTGGGCAATAGTTTTATTTATTTGTCCGATGAGTTTTTCATCAAAGCCAAACAGCCGTTGCCTTCTGCAGCTTATTATGATGCGTTTTATCAAATTGAAAATGGCGTTGGCGAGTTTCGTGATATGATCGACACCTTTAATAAAGATTATCCAAAGATGCCCAAAGAGATGTCAAGACTGGTAAAAGTCACCTGGGTAACAGGACTTTTGGCGCATAAGTTACTCGAAGATGAAATCATAAATCCGTTACGCAAAATAAAAAATCTTAATGTTGATTTAACTCCCATAGTCAACAAATGGTATGGGCCGTCAATTCAGGTCTCCGGTTTGTTAGTGGCGGAAGATATTTATGATCAACTAAAAGACAAAGATCTTGGTGATGTGGTTTTACTGCCGCCGAGAGTTTTAAATGAAAATGATTTATTTTTAGATGATTGGACCGTTGAAAAGTTATCTGAAAAACTGGGTGTTGCCTGCCATGTTTATAGTGGTGAAATTTGTGACTTGCCAAAGGAACTGGAAGAGTTTTTAAAACTTCAACAATCGGAAATCGTTAATCCGCATTCATAA
- a CDS encoding aminotransferase class V-fold PLP-dependent enzyme, which produces MPFTAYRNQFPFTNSKIYLNHAGVSPLSTDVREKMDWFINNRSFGEIEFFEEMVELRDQTRSLLAKIINVEENGIAFTANTSTGFNWLAQGLKWKKGDQIILTDLEFPSNVYPFLNLQKQGVEVVFVKSKNGCIEVEDIEKAITPKTRMISISFVEFSTGYRNDLLAIGALSKHHDLIFSVDAIQGLGAIPLDVKACHIDFLSCGGHKWLMGPMGIGFMYFEQNLFEKISPAFVGWDSVTNSLDYLDYNFELLPDARRFEYATQNHLGICGLSASLDILHRVGIATIEQHLLILGKQMVDRLPDYGMKFLGHEDSFYWSGIFSFSHPDAEELSMFLKKHNVICSIRDGALRFSPHFYNNRDDINAIIDLIGKFHRSHL; this is translated from the coding sequence ATGCCCTTTACAGCTTACAGAAACCAGTTTCCTTTTACAAACAGCAAGATTTATTTGAACCACGCCGGGGTTTCGCCACTTTCTACAGATGTGCGTGAAAAGATGGATTGGTTTATCAATAACCGTAGTTTTGGTGAAATTGAATTTTTTGAAGAAATGGTTGAATTACGTGACCAAACACGTTCCTTACTTGCTAAAATTATAAATGTTGAAGAAAATGGAATTGCGTTTACTGCCAACACTTCCACGGGATTCAATTGGCTGGCTCAGGGTTTAAAGTGGAAAAAAGGTGATCAAATCATTTTAACCGATCTTGAATTCCCATCCAATGTTTACCCGTTCTTAAATTTGCAAAAACAGGGTGTTGAGGTCGTTTTTGTAAAAAGCAAAAATGGCTGCATTGAGGTTGAAGATATCGAAAAAGCGATTACACCAAAAACACGGATGATCTCAATCAGCTTTGTAGAATTTAGCACAGGTTACCGTAATGATTTGCTGGCGATAGGCGCTCTATCCAAACATCATGATTTGATTTTTAGTGTGGATGCGATTCAGGGTTTAGGTGCTATTCCGCTGGATGTAAAAGCTTGTCATATAGATTTCCTTTCCTGCGGTGGACATAAGTGGCTAATGGGTCCGATGGGAATTGGTTTTATGTATTTTGAACAAAATTTATTTGAAAAAATATCACCGGCTTTTGTCGGATGGGACAGTGTAACAAACTCTCTTGATTATCTCGATTATAATTTTGAATTACTACCTGATGCGCGACGTTTTGAATATGCAACACAAAACCATTTAGGAATATGTGGCTTATCCGCCTCGCTGGATATATTGCACCGGGTTGGGATTGCAACGATAGAACAGCATCTTCTCATTTTGGGAAAACAAATGGTGGACAGGTTGCCTGACTATGGTATGAAATTTCTGGGGCATGAAGATTCGTTTTACTGGTCTGGTATTTTTTCTTTTTCACACCCTGATGCTGAAGAATTATCTATGTTTTTAAAAAAGCATAATGTGATTTGTTCTATCCGGGATGGTGCATTACGTTTTAGTCCGCATTTTTATAATAACCGCGATGATATCAATGCAATTATTGACTTAATCGGGAAATTCCACCGCTCTCATTTATAA
- a CDS encoding response regulator, with the protein MDLKDLKILVVDDNNINVKLLDRTLTNNNFNVVSASSGKEAIEVTNTEKPDLILLDVLMPGMDGYETCKILKESNETKHIPVIFLSAKNETVDKAKGLALGAADYLTKPFDPVEIVARIHSHIAIRKDVIDLFHKNEQLRTELLNAQNGKEKTTTELPLKNLEAIKSLNYRQANKYFRISARVKFAAPPVTTVFIPVYVDNQNYIYIISGGFAKDINTSFVQLLLQQFATGYFRGLKEKNFQEKDLYNVFDMILRAFSPDIYNAAFTLSMGHINAAKPEFTSFSIHQALPLILNENNNVINPDSLPVFYESKYAKIIKATKIKMRPKSTLVNYVSGKDITDPETMNEFCLPHFSSEKNDIVESIENCFSNLPEKENDQLVMAIKLL; encoded by the coding sequence ATGGATTTAAAAGATCTTAAAATATTGGTTGTTGATGATAACAATATTAATGTTAAGCTTCTTGACAGAACACTGACCAATAATAATTTTAATGTTGTAAGCGCGTCATCCGGCAAGGAAGCCATAGAAGTTACCAATACTGAAAAACCAGATCTTATTTTGCTCGATGTTCTGATGCCCGGGATGGATGGTTACGAAACGTGTAAAATCCTGAAAGAAAGCAACGAAACAAAACACATACCTGTAATTTTTCTTTCTGCTAAAAATGAAACCGTTGATAAGGCTAAAGGATTAGCTCTTGGTGCGGCAGATTATCTGACAAAACCTTTTGATCCTGTAGAAATTGTTGCTCGAATCCACAGCCATATTGCTATTCGTAAAGATGTGATCGATTTATTTCACAAAAACGAACAGCTGAGGACTGAATTATTAAACGCTCAAAATGGCAAAGAAAAAACTACAACAGAATTGCCATTAAAAAATCTTGAAGCGATTAAAAGTTTAAACTATCGCCAGGCAAATAAATATTTTAGAATTTCTGCACGGGTTAAATTCGCTGCGCCTCCTGTTACAACTGTTTTTATTCCGGTATATGTTGATAATCAAAACTACATTTATATTATATCCGGTGGATTTGCAAAAGATATTAACACGTCTTTTGTTCAATTGCTTTTGCAGCAATTTGCTACAGGTTATTTCAGAGGATTAAAAGAAAAAAACTTTCAGGAAAAAGATTTGTACAATGTGTTTGATATGATTCTGCGGGCCTTTTCCCCCGATATTTATAATGCGGCGTTTACATTATCCATGGGCCATATAAATGCTGCAAAACCAGAGTTTACATCATTTTCTATCCACCAGGCTTTGCCATTAATTTTAAATGAAAACAATAATGTAATTAATCCGGATTCTTTACCCGTTTTTTACGAATCGAAGTATGCCAAAATTATTAAGGCGACTAAAATAAAAATGCGTCCCAAATCGACTTTGGTAAATTATGTCTCCGGTAAAGATATTACTGATCCAGAAACGATGAATGAATTCTGCTTGCCGCATTTTTCATCAGAAAAAAATGACATTGTAGAATCTATTGAAAATTGTTTTTCCAACCTGCCGGAAAAAGAAAATGACCAACTTGTAATGGCTATTAAACTTTTATAA
- a CDS encoding four helix bundle protein, whose product MNNKSSNLEERLIKFAVLIIELIEEMPNKKAANHLSGQLVRSGTSPALNYGEAQSAESRKDFIHKIKIVLKELRESFVCLKIIRNAKLFKSLEKIQIALAENDELISIFVKSSKTAEKNAIIKNDYRD is encoded by the coding sequence ATGAATAATAAAAGTTCTAACCTGGAAGAAAGACTAATAAAGTTTGCTGTACTTATAATAGAATTAATTGAAGAAATGCCAAATAAAAAGGCAGCAAACCATTTATCGGGTCAACTTGTTCGGTCAGGGACATCACCAGCCTTAAATTATGGTGAAGCACAAAGTGCGGAATCGAGAAAGGACTTCATTCATAAAATCAAAATTGTTTTAAAAGAGTTGAGAGAATCTTTCGTATGTCTCAAGATTATACGGAATGCAAAGCTTTTTAAGTCATTGGAAAAAATTCAAATTGCTTTGGCTGAAAATGATGAATTGATTTCAATTTTTGTAAAGAGTTCGAAGACAGCAGAAAAAAATGCAATTATTAAGAATGATTATCGAGATTAA
- a CDS encoding YraN family protein, with protein sequence MGNKTANQVLGKKGEQLAKKYLEQAGHNIIAENYRSGRSELDIISQKDSTVVVSEVKSFYSKPLGAAEFRVNKRKQQQIIKGVYGFLSENPKYEGQDVRLDVIVVDFSSYPANITHHQSAFYDDGDY encoded by the coding sequence ATGGGAAACAAAACTGCAAATCAGGTTCTCGGCAAAAAAGGTGAACAGCTTGCTAAAAAATATTTGGAGCAGGCCGGCCATAATATCATTGCAGAAAACTATCGTTCTGGCCGTTCGGAGTTGGATATAATTTCCCAAAAAGATTCAACTGTTGTAGTATCCGAAGTAAAAAGTTTCTATTCCAAACCCCTGGGCGCAGCAGAATTTCGTGTTAATAAGCGAAAACAGCAACAAATTATTAAAGGTGTCTATGGGTTTTTAAGTGAAAATCCTAAATACGAAGGGCAAGATGTACGATTAGATGTAATTGTTGTAGATTTTTCATCTTACCCGGCAAATATTACGCATCATCAATCTGCCTTTTATGATGATGGTGATTATTAG
- a CDS encoding adenylate/guanylate cyclase domain-containing protein yields MKKHLGRIGYGAFLGFLASVIVWLMANYFANDIMYEYEARTYDWRVKKKVQDVEKFSIDTVVIVDIDGLATSKLGKFSQWPREYYPKLIKNLNDGGAKVIGLDIIFDKVLWQTEQDLQFVSSVREAGNVFNALYYGKADSLNFRYEMSKEPAGFESGKFHYQIKGNPLPDFAKQKRFENEFIELLNASTGNGHVNFNPDDDGVARTIHLFSKFNNHLYPSLALRMFMELEKIDELAMNGPNRLELFSQGNLVRSIPVDENGNMRITYYGTFQTFRYISFYHVLAEEVPKEYYKNKIFLVGTSLAGLFDLRSTPVFPAFPGVEIHANIINTLINDDFIERLSNTQSFLLMVSIGIILGILMSYFTPLYSILLVILTGFFHVIVSMMLFDMNIWVEIVSPMLTIFATFSLVYMYRFATEERKKRFIRTTFSHFVTKSVVDELLANPEKIKLGGEKKKCTVMFSDVAGFTTISEKLSPEALVSLLNDYLTQMTNIVFKYDGMLDKYEGDAIMAVFGAPVSHGNDAFNACATALEMQEALERMRVLWRKQGRDELYARIGVNTGQMVVGNMGSETRFDYTVMGDAVNLGARLEPANKQYGTDIMIGDETVKEAGDKIITRQLDLLRVKGKTEPVKVYELVGITEKGLPDKKMKVIELFKRGFKEYLEQNWDWAINYFEQALAIDAKDGPCQRYVRRCKYNKTEPPGENWDGVFTMKTK; encoded by the coding sequence ATGAAAAAACATTTAGGCCGGATTGGTTATGGTGCGTTTTTGGGTTTTTTAGCCTCAGTGATAGTTTGGCTAATGGCTAATTATTTTGCCAATGACATTATGTATGAATACGAAGCCAGAACCTATGACTGGCGCGTAAAGAAAAAAGTACAGGATGTTGAAAAATTTTCAATTGACACCGTTGTAATTGTAGATATTGATGGATTAGCCACATCAAAGCTTGGTAAATTTTCACAGTGGCCAAGGGAATACTATCCAAAGCTTATTAAAAACTTAAATGATGGTGGCGCAAAGGTTATCGGGCTTGATATTATCTTTGATAAAGTTCTCTGGCAAACAGAGCAGGATTTACAGTTTGTCAGCTCGGTAAGAGAAGCAGGCAATGTTTTCAATGCGCTCTATTATGGCAAAGCTGATTCTCTGAATTTCCGTTACGAAATGTCCAAAGAGCCGGCAGGTTTTGAAAGTGGGAAATTCCATTATCAGATAAAAGGCAACCCATTACCGGATTTTGCCAAGCAAAAAAGATTTGAAAATGAATTCATTGAGCTTTTAAATGCAAGCACGGGCAACGGTCATGTAAATTTTAATCCCGATGATGATGGTGTTGCAAGGACAATTCATCTGTTCTCTAAATTTAATAATCATTTATATCCGTCGTTGGCTTTGAGAATGTTTATGGAGCTTGAAAAAATTGATGAACTTGCCATGAATGGACCAAACCGACTTGAATTATTTTCCCAGGGTAATTTGGTGCGCAGCATTCCTGTTGATGAAAATGGAAATATGCGAATCACTTATTATGGTACATTTCAAACATTTCGGTATATATCTTTTTATCACGTTTTGGCAGAAGAGGTACCAAAGGAATATTATAAAAATAAAATATTTTTGGTTGGGACCAGTCTGGCAGGCCTGTTTGATTTACGAAGTACTCCGGTATTTCCTGCCTTCCCTGGGGTTGAGATACATGCCAACATAATAAACACACTTATCAATGATGACTTTATTGAGCGGTTAAGTAATACGCAATCGTTTTTACTAATGGTTAGTATCGGTATTATCCTTGGTATTCTGATGAGTTACTTTACACCATTGTATAGTATCCTTTTAGTAATCCTTACAGGCTTTTTCCATGTCATTGTCTCTATGATGTTATTTGATATGAATATCTGGGTAGAAATTGTGTCGCCCATGTTGACAATTTTTGCGACATTTAGTTTGGTCTACATGTACCGCTTTGCAACAGAGGAACGCAAAAAAAGGTTTATCCGCACAACTTTCTCCCACTTTGTAACTAAATCCGTAGTGGATGAACTGCTTGCCAATCCTGAAAAAATTAAGCTTGGCGGTGAAAAGAAAAAGTGTACTGTAATGTTTAGCGATGTGGCCGGCTTTACGACAATCTCTGAAAAATTATCACCGGAAGCCCTTGTTAGCCTTTTGAATGATTATCTGACTCAAATGACAAATATTGTTTTTAAATATGATGGTATGTTGGACAAGTATGAAGGCGATGCAATTATGGCTGTTTTTGGTGCACCTGTTTCTCATGGTAACGATGCTTTTAACGCCTGTGCTACTGCCTTAGAAATGCAAGAGGCCCTGGAAAGAATGCGTGTTCTGTGGCGCAAACAGGGGCGTGATGAGCTTTACGCACGGATTGGTGTTAATACCGGCCAAATGGTTGTAGGCAACATGGGCAGCGAAACCCGTTTTGATTATACGGTTATGGGTGATGCCGTAAACCTTGGCGCACGCCTGGAACCGGCTAATAAGCAATATGGCACAGATATTATGATTGGCGATGAAACAGTAAAAGAAGCAGGTGACAAAATTATCACGCGTCAGCTTGATCTTTTGCGTGTAAAAGGGAAAACTGAGCCAGTCAAAGTTTATGAATTAGTCGGGATTACAGAAAAAGGATTGCCTGATAAAAAAATGAAAGTGATTGAGCTATTTAAACGTGGATTTAAAGAATATCTCGAGCAAAACTGGGATTGGGCAATCAATTATTTTGAGCAAGCCCTGGCAATTGATGCCAAAGACGGCCCTTGTCAGAGATATGTAAGACGCTGTAAATACAATAAAACCGAGCCACCCGGGGAAAACTGGGATGGCGTTTTTACAATGAAAACGAAATAG
- the der gene encoding ribosome biogenesis GTPase Der has translation MSEPIVAIIGRPNVGKSTLFNRMIGSRQAIVDDKPGVTRDRNYGHVEWTGQQFVLIDTGGYLPASTEQMDIAIKEQVDLAVDEADILLFVVDAQTGITEIDEQIASMLRKSESKVLVVVNKVDDQRNDPYVGEFYNLGLEEPIPISAMKGRSIGDFLDTLASAIKTVPARDQDFDGIKIAVVGKENVGKSSLVNTLLEQNRSIVTNIPGTTRDSIDSELNYQNKKYLLIDTAGLKKKAKVKENILFYSNLRTFRSIQRADVVVYMVDINEGLSRQDVYLLNEATNQRKGIVLLLNKWDLIEKDHKTINEYTLDIRERLGVLRFIPMMFVSVHNKQRLYKALDLVNTVMEEMTKRIQTSELNNFFGPLIHETTPPAVKGKEIKINYITQLHANFPLFAFYCNHPNLITENYKRFLENKLREQFGFSGVPVILSYRNKNKDGSK, from the coding sequence ATGAGTGAACCAATCGTGGCTATTATTGGCCGCCCAAATGTAGGAAAATCAACCCTTTTTAATCGCATGATCGGATCGCGCCAGGCAATAGTCGATGACAAACCCGGTGTTACCCGTGATCGTAATTATGGGCATGTAGAGTGGACCGGTCAGCAATTTGTATTGATTGATACAGGTGGTTATTTGCCGGCTTCTACCGAACAAATGGATATTGCCATCAAAGAGCAGGTTGATCTTGCTGTAGATGAAGCAGATATTTTATTGTTTGTTGTAGATGCTCAAACCGGGATCACAGAAATTGATGAGCAGATTGCTTCAATGCTGCGGAAAAGTGAAAGCAAAGTACTGGTTGTTGTAAATAAAGTGGATGACCAGCGTAACGATCCGTATGTGGGAGAATTTTATAATCTTGGTCTTGAAGAACCGATTCCAATTTCAGCTATGAAAGGGCGCAGTATTGGTGATTTTCTGGATACACTTGCCTCTGCCATAAAAACCGTTCCGGCGCGTGACCAGGATTTTGACGGTATCAAAATCGCGGTTGTAGGGAAAGAAAATGTTGGCAAGTCATCACTCGTAAATACACTGCTCGAGCAAAATCGTTCGATTGTTACAAACATTCCCGGTACAACGCGTGATTCAATTGACTCGGAACTAAACTATCAAAATAAAAAATATTTATTGATTGATACGGCCGGACTGAAGAAGAAAGCCAAGGTAAAAGAAAACATCCTTTTTTACAGTAATCTGCGTACCTTTCGCAGTATTCAGCGCGCCGATGTTGTGGTTTACATGGTTGATATAAATGAAGGACTTTCCCGCCAGGATGTTTATTTGTTAAACGAAGCCACCAATCAGCGAAAAGGAATTGTTTTACTGCTAAATAAATGGGACTTGATAGAAAAAGATCATAAAACTATAAATGAGTATACTTTGGATATCAGAGAGAGATTGGGCGTTCTGCGTTTCATCCCAATGATGTTTGTATCGGTGCATAATAAGCAAAGGTTGTACAAAGCATTGGATTTGGTGAACACAGTTATGGAGGAAATGACCAAACGGATTCAGACATCTGAACTGAATAATTTTTTTGGTCCGTTAATCCATGAAACCACTCCACCCGCGGTAAAAGGAAAAGAAATCAAAATAAATTATATCACACAATTGCATGCTAATTTTCCTTTGTTTGCTTTTTATTGCAATCACCCAAACCTGATAACGGAAAACTATAAACGTTTTCTGGAGAATAAATTGCGGGAACAATTTGGTTTTAGCGGCGTGCCGGTAATCTTATCTTATAGAAACAAAAACAAAGACGGTTCAAAGTAA